A window of the Streptococcus sp. 116-D4 genome harbors these coding sequences:
- the ftsE gene encoding cell division ATP-binding protein FtsE: protein MSIIEMRDVVKKYDNGTTALRGVSVTVEPGEFVYIVGPSGAGKSTFIRALYREVKIEKGNLTVANFNLVKIKKKDIPLLRRSVGVVFQDYKLLPKKTVYENIAYAMEVIGESRRNIKKRVMEVLDLVGLKHKVRSFPNELSGGEQQRIAIARAIVNNPKVLIADEPTGNLDPDNSWEIMNLLERINLQGTTVLMATHNSQIVNTLRHRVIAIENGRVVRDEAKGEYGYDD, encoded by the coding sequence ATGTCAATCATTGAAATGAGAGATGTCGTCAAAAAGTATGATAACGGAACGACAGCTTTGCGAGGTGTCTCAGTCACTGTTGAACCCGGAGAATTTGTCTATATTGTAGGTCCTTCAGGAGCCGGAAAATCAACCTTTATTCGTGCCTTGTATCGCGAAGTAAAAATCGAAAAAGGAAACTTAACTGTAGCAAATTTTAATCTAGTAAAAATCAAGAAGAAAGATATTCCACTTCTACGTCGTAGCGTTGGGGTAGTATTCCAAGACTATAAACTGTTGCCAAAGAAAACGGTTTATGAAAACATTGCCTATGCAATGGAAGTTATTGGTGAAAGTCGCCGTAATATCAAAAAACGTGTTATGGAAGTTTTAGACTTGGTTGGATTGAAGCATAAGGTTCGTTCTTTCCCAAATGAACTTTCAGGTGGAGAACAACAACGGATTGCGATTGCTCGTGCCATTGTAAACAATCCCAAAGTATTGATTGCGGATGAGCCAACAGGAAACTTGGACCCAGATAATTCATGGGAAATTATGAATTTGTTGGAACGCATCAATCTCCAAGGTACAACTGTCTTGATGGCTACCCATAATAGTCAGATTGTAAATACCTTACGCCACCGTGTCATTGCCATTGAAAATGGCCGTGTCGTTCGTGACGAAGCTAAAGGAGAATATGGATACGATGATTAA
- the prfB gene encoding peptide chain release factor 2 (programmed frameshift) has protein sequence MDISEIRQKIDSNREKLASFRGSLDLEGLEEEIAILENKMTEPDFWNDNIAAQKTSQELNELKNTYNTFHKMEELQDEVEILLDFLAEDESVHEELVTQLAELDKMMASYEMTLLLSEPYDHNNAILEIHPGSGGTEAQDWGDMLLRMYTRYGNAKGFKVEVLDYQAGDEAGIKSVTLSFEGPNAYGLLKSEMGVHRLVRISPFDSAKRRHTSFTSVEVMPELDDTIEVEIREDDIKMDTFRSGGAGGQNVNKVSTGVRLTHIPTGTVVQSTVDRTQYGNRDRAMKMLQAKLYQMEQEKKAAEVDSLKGEKKEITWGSQIRSYVFTPYTMVKDHRTSFEVAQVDKVMDGDLDGFIDAYLKWRIS, from the exons ATGGATATTTCAGAAATTCGTCAGAAAATTGACTCAAATCGTGAAAAATTAGCTTCTTTTAGGGGGTCTCTT GACCTCGAAGGTTTAGAAGAAGAGATTGCTATCTTGGAAAACAAGATGACAGAACCTGATTTTTGGAACGATAATATCGCGGCCCAAAAAACGTCGCAAGAATTAAATGAATTAAAAAACACCTACAACACCTTCCACAAAATGGAAGAGTTGCAGGATGAAGTCGAAATTTTATTAGACTTTTTAGCTGAAGATGAGTCGGTGCATGAAGAATTGGTAACGCAGTTAGCCGAACTTGATAAGATGATGGCCAGTTACGAGATGACCCTTCTCTTATCAGAACCTTATGACCATAATAATGCCATCTTAGAAATCCATCCAGGATCGGGTGGGACTGAGGCACAGGATTGGGGTGATATGCTCCTTCGTATGTACACTCGCTATGGAAATGCCAAAGGCTTTAAAGTAGAAGTTTTGGATTACCAAGCAGGAGATGAAGCTGGTATCAAGTCAGTAACCCTATCATTTGAAGGGCCTAATGCCTATGGTCTTCTCAAGTCAGAAATGGGTGTTCACCGCTTGGTGCGAATCTCACCATTTGACTCTGCTAAACGTCGCCATACCTCTTTCACATCCGTAGAAGTGATGCCTGAGTTGGACGATACCATTGAAGTGGAAATCCGGGAAGATGACATCAAGATGGATACCTTCCGTTCAGGTGGTGCTGGTGGACAAAACGTCAACAAGGTTTCAACAGGTGTACGTTTAACCCACATTCCAACTGGAACTGTCGTCCAATCAACGGTTGATCGTACCCAGTATGGAAATAGAGATCGTGCCATGAAAATGTTGCAGGCAAAGCTATACCAAATGGAGCAAGAAAAGAAAGCAGCGGAAGTTGATTCCCTCAAAGGTGAGAAAAAGGAAATCACATGGGGAAGCCAAATTCGTTCTTATGTTTTCACGCCATATACCATGGTAAAAGACCATCGAACTAGCTTTGAAGTTGCGCAAGTAGATAAGGTTATGGACGGAGACCTAGATGGTTTTATCGATGCCTATCTCAAGTGGCGAATCAGCTAA